One window from the genome of Micromonospora aurantiaca ATCC 27029 encodes:
- a CDS encoding AAA family ATPase, which yields MTQQTWDEVGGLLPHDEFRAASEAIVANIEQVIEGKTATVRLALAVLLAEGHLLIEDVPGVGKTKLAKAMARSIDCSVRRIQFTPDLLPSDVTGVSVYNQETHDFEFRPGAVFANLVVGDEINRASPKTQSALLECMEERQVTVDGVTYQLQTPFMVIATQNPIEMEGTYPLPEAQRDRFTARIAMGYPDPRAELAMLDGHGATDPLPGLRPVSDAATVRRLIGHVRQVHVADAVKQYAIDLVTATREAPDLRLGASPRATLQLLRTARAVAALEGRDYVLPDDLQVLAVPVLAHRIIPTADAQLARRTTDAIVSELVHRLPLPHDRQRSPYDTRPGGGNNGRGPYEPRRP from the coding sequence GTGACACAACAGACCTGGGACGAGGTGGGCGGTCTGCTGCCGCACGACGAGTTCCGCGCCGCCAGCGAGGCCATCGTGGCCAACATCGAGCAGGTCATCGAGGGCAAGACCGCCACCGTCCGGCTCGCCCTGGCGGTGCTGCTGGCCGAGGGTCACCTGCTCATCGAGGACGTGCCCGGCGTCGGCAAGACCAAGCTCGCCAAGGCGATGGCCCGGTCCATCGACTGCTCGGTCCGGCGGATCCAGTTCACCCCCGACCTGCTTCCCAGCGACGTCACCGGCGTCAGCGTCTACAACCAGGAGACGCACGACTTCGAGTTCCGCCCCGGCGCGGTCTTCGCCAACCTGGTGGTCGGCGACGAGATCAACCGGGCCTCGCCGAAGACCCAGTCGGCGCTGCTGGAGTGCATGGAGGAGCGGCAGGTCACGGTCGACGGGGTCACCTACCAGTTGCAGACGCCGTTCATGGTGATCGCGACGCAGAACCCGATCGAGATGGAGGGCACCTACCCGCTGCCCGAGGCGCAGCGCGACCGGTTCACCGCCCGCATCGCCATGGGCTACCCGGACCCGCGCGCCGAGCTGGCCATGCTCGACGGGCACGGCGCCACCGACCCGCTGCCGGGGCTGCGGCCGGTCTCCGACGCGGCCACCGTCCGCCGGCTGATCGGCCACGTCCGGCAGGTGCACGTCGCCGACGCCGTCAAGCAGTACGCGATCGACCTGGTCACCGCCACCCGGGAGGCGCCCGACCTGCGCCTCGGCGCGTCCCCCCGGGCCACGCTCCAGTTGCTGCGCACCGCCCGCGCGGTGGCCGCCCTGGAGGGCCGCGACTACGTCCTGCCGGACGACCTCCAGGTCCTCGCGGTGCCGGTGCTGGCGCACCGGATCATCCCGACCGCCGACGCGCAGCTGGCCCGGCGCACCACCGACGCGATCGTCTCCGAGCTGGTGCACCGCCTGCCGCTGCCGCACGACCGGCAGCGGTCGCCGTACGACACCCGCCCCGGCGGCGGCAACAACGGCCGCGGGCCGTACGAGCCGCGGAGGCCGTGA
- a CDS encoding alkaline phosphatase family protein: MTGPAPDPTPGPTPGPTPGPTPGPLDRVAPRYDGGSMIDVLPSALALLGVPGAADRLGLAPRLAGVRRIAVLLVDGLGWYQIPTAAPYAPTLAGLAATVGRPLTTGFPSTTPTSLVSLGTGTPSGAHGVLGFTVRVPGTDRVLNHVDWTGDPDPASWQPVPTWYQRARAAGVAVTVVSRPEFAGSGLTLAANRGGDYRGAAGVDALAARMLAALAAGDGPALVSGYHPDLDRHGHLSGVDSAPWRTAAAEVDVLLARLVDGLPPDAALLVTADHGQLDVPAGHRIDLDTDPRLRAGVRVVAGEPRVRYLHVEPGAEADVVAAWAEVLGPAAQVLTRAEAMATGWFGPVPEAHLTRIGDVVVVCRDTYAVVATRSEPPMASRLVAYHGADTAAEMTVPLLVVRG, translated from the coding sequence ATGACCGGTCCGGCTCCCGATCCGACGCCCGGTCCGACGCCCGGCCCGACGCCCGGCCCGACGCCCGGTCCGCTCGACCGGGTGGCGCCGCGCTACGACGGCGGCAGCATGATCGACGTGCTGCCCAGCGCGCTGGCGCTGCTCGGCGTACCGGGCGCCGCCGACCGGCTCGGCCTGGCCCCGCGCCTGGCCGGGGTACGCCGGATCGCGGTGCTGCTCGTCGACGGCCTCGGCTGGTACCAGATCCCCACCGCCGCCCCGTACGCCCCGACGCTCGCCGGCCTGGCCGCCACCGTCGGCCGGCCGCTCACCACCGGCTTCCCGTCCACCACCCCGACCAGCCTGGTCAGCCTCGGCACCGGCACCCCGTCGGGCGCGCACGGCGTGCTCGGCTTCACGGTCCGGGTGCCCGGCACCGATCGGGTGCTCAACCACGTCGACTGGACCGGCGACCCGGACCCGGCGAGCTGGCAGCCGGTGCCCACCTGGTACCAGCGGGCGCGCGCCGCCGGGGTCGCGGTGACTGTGGTCAGCCGTCCCGAGTTCGCCGGCAGCGGCCTGACGCTCGCCGCCAACCGGGGCGGCGACTACCGGGGTGCGGCAGGCGTCGACGCGCTCGCCGCCCGGATGCTGGCGGCGCTGGCCGCCGGGGACGGGCCCGCGCTCGTCTCCGGCTACCACCCCGACCTGGACCGGCACGGGCACCTCAGCGGCGTCGACTCCGCGCCCTGGCGGACCGCCGCCGCCGAGGTGGACGTACTGCTGGCCCGGCTCGTCGACGGGCTGCCGCCGGACGCCGCGCTGCTGGTCACCGCCGACCACGGCCAGCTCGACGTGCCCGCCGGGCACCGGATCGACCTGGACACCGACCCCCGGCTGCGCGCCGGGGTACGGGTGGTCGCCGGTGAGCCCCGGGTCCGCTACCTGCACGTCGAGCCGGGCGCCGAGGCCGACGTGGTGGCCGCCTGGGCCGAGGTGCTGGGCCCGGCCGCGCAGGTGCTGACCCGGGCCGAGGCGATGGCGACCGGCTGGTTCGGGCCGGTGCCCGAGGCACACCTGACCCGGATCGGCGACGTGGTGGTGGTCTGCCGGGACACGTACGCGGTGGTCGCCACCCGCTCCGAACCGCCGATGGCGTCGCGGCTGGTGGCGTACCACGGTGCGGACACCGCCGCCGAGATGACGGTCCCGCTGCTGGTGGTCCGGGGCTGA
- a CDS encoding DUF3040 domain-containing protein, whose product MPLSEHEQRLFEQIERSLAEDPKFASAVRASDPRFHARRRVLVAAGVVVAGLALLIYGAVIKIPAVAVAGFVVMLGSLGYAVQSHRRSQSPDLHVVGGTTSRRRPRGRSGGGRRGSFLDRMEDRWRQRPEGHR is encoded by the coding sequence GTGCCGCTCTCGGAGCACGAGCAGCGGCTGTTCGAGCAGATCGAGCGGTCGCTTGCCGAGGACCCCAAGTTCGCCTCGGCCGTGCGCGCCAGCGACCCGCGTTTCCACGCGCGGCGTCGCGTGCTCGTCGCTGCCGGCGTGGTCGTCGCTGGTCTGGCCCTGTTGATCTACGGTGCCGTGATCAAGATTCCCGCGGTGGCCGTGGCGGGTTTCGTCGTCATGCTGGGCTCGTTGGGCTACGCGGTGCAGTCGCACCGCCGATCCCAGTCGCCCGACCTGCACGTGGTCGGCGGCACAACGAGCCGGCGTCGTCCCCGTGGCCGCAGTGGTGGTGGTCGCCGGGGCTCCTTCCTCGACCGGATGGAGGACCGCTGGCGGCAGCGCCCGGAGGGCCACCGCTGA
- a CDS encoding DUF58 domain-containing protein, translating to MRDGLRGLTTRGRSFLAAAVAAAISAGILGEKDLLRVAVLLAVLPLLAAAYVGRSRYKLACNRSLEPHRVPVGASSRVVLRLQNLSRLPTGTLLLEDRLPYALGSRPRVVLERLGAHQASSVAYTVRADVRGRYEVGPLVIRLTDPFGLCELTRSFPSTDHLTVIPQVTPLPSVRLPGEYAGSGDSRARSVAVHGEDDAATREYRMGDDLRRVHWKSTARTGELMVRREEQPWESRATVVLDTRAAGHRGEGPTASFEWAVSAAASIAVHLREAGYKLRLVTGNGADVGAAEAGGEGLLLDHLADVHLDRRGEITTLVQQVRQRADGGLIIALIGTLGTAEAELLAGLRGNGATCVAFLLDSNTWLNLPPNARTEAERAHGAAALALLRSGWRVIGVEHGTRLPMLWPQAGRGSQGFALRAAMAETVAGGRR from the coding sequence GTGCGCGACGGCCTGCGTGGGCTGACCACCCGCGGCCGCTCCTTCCTGGCGGCCGCGGTGGCCGCCGCGATCTCCGCCGGCATCCTCGGCGAGAAGGACCTGCTCCGGGTGGCGGTCCTGCTCGCCGTGCTGCCGCTGCTGGCCGCCGCGTACGTCGGGCGCAGCCGGTACAAGCTGGCCTGCAACAGGTCGCTGGAGCCGCACCGGGTGCCGGTCGGCGCCAGCTCCCGGGTGGTGCTGCGGCTGCAGAACCTGTCCCGGCTGCCCACCGGCACGCTGCTGCTGGAGGACCGCCTGCCGTACGCGCTGGGCAGCCGGCCCCGGGTGGTGCTGGAGCGGCTCGGCGCGCACCAGGCCAGTTCGGTGGCGTACACGGTCCGCGCGGACGTGCGCGGCCGCTACGAGGTGGGGCCGCTGGTGATCCGGCTGACCGACCCGTTCGGCCTGTGCGAGCTGACCCGGTCGTTCCCCAGCACGGACCACCTCACGGTGATCCCGCAGGTCACCCCGCTGCCGTCGGTCCGGCTGCCCGGTGAGTACGCCGGCAGCGGCGACAGCCGGGCCCGCTCGGTGGCGGTGCACGGCGAGGACGACGCCGCCACCCGGGAGTACCGGATGGGCGACGACCTGCGCCGGGTGCACTGGAAGTCCACCGCCCGCACCGGTGAGCTGATGGTGCGCCGCGAGGAGCAGCCGTGGGAGAGCCGGGCGACGGTGGTGCTGGACACCCGCGCCGCCGGGCACCGGGGCGAGGGCCCGACGGCCAGCTTCGAGTGGGCGGTCTCGGCCGCCGCCAGCATCGCCGTGCACCTGCGCGAGGCCGGCTACAAGCTCCGGCTGGTCACCGGCAACGGCGCCGACGTCGGCGCCGCCGAGGCAGGCGGCGAGGGACTGCTGCTCGACCACCTCGCCGACGTGCACCTGGACCGGCGCGGCGAGATCACCACGCTGGTGCAGCAGGTCCGGCAGCGGGCCGACGGCGGTCTGATCATCGCGCTGATCGGCACGCTCGGCACCGCCGAGGCGGAACTGCTGGCCGGGCTGCGCGGCAACGGGGCCACCTGCGTGGCGTTCCTGCTCGACAGCAACACCTGGCTCAACCTGCCCCCGAACGCCCGGACCGAGGCGGAGCGGGCGCACGGCGCCGCCGCGCTCGCGCTGCTGCGGAGCGGCTGGCGGGTCATCGGGGTGGAGCACGGCACCCGCCTGCCGATGCTGTGGCCGCAGGCCGGGCGGGGCTCGCAGGGCTTCGCGCTGCGGGCGGCCATGGCCGAGACGGTGGCCGGCGGACGACGATGA
- a CDS encoding transglutaminase TgpA family protein, producing MTPHRNIGFVAAAATLLAAAPLSAIFERWTWLIQAAVVVAVVAGSAALSRLGRMPLWGQVLAMLAGLTLGLTWVFPGGTELLAFVPTPATFAHFGDLLQTSLQDMRSYGVKVPDVDSLLFLAVLGIGAVAVVVDVLAVGLRRPALAGLPMLAIYSVPVAVYVDSVPATPFVVGAAGYLWLLVTDNVDRVRRFGRRFTGEGRDVDVWEASPLAAAGRRLAVVGVIVAVALPLAVPGMTGGLLNNVGAGPGDGSGRPGQGGSSGRVDLFAALSGQLNQSEELDLVKVSTNETTPFYLRLGVVDDLRPSGFQARVPTGRPITRPLPDPGERAPRGVDQQRYRATVEVTKNLNMPLMPVYAEPVKTDDLNGNWLYDPNQQVVFSNRDNARGKSYSFDYVRSTFSPAALRAAPSLPSDSPVMRQQTERPSVPAVEELVAQLVKGKSNDYDKVRAIYDYFSVENGFTYALSTRNGSSGEDITDFLATKVGYCQQYAAAMAWLVRAAGIPARVAVGFTNGSKADSGTYVLTNRNLHAWTEVNFSGIGWVPFDATPAAAVTGSVRSAWAPDIDAPEEVTPSTGSTSAPDAAGPSAGPNEADRLDKDTDQGLTLNQGGPAEESPVWPWWLAGALALLALLAVPALRRSALRRRRRVRAVTPAATALPVPGQRGETRQVVVGVDAEAARADAHAAWDELLDTLVDFHVRVDRTETPRATAERLAREALAERGDAATGVRLLGRAEERARYARDPLTDTELQPALRTVRGALAAGADRHTRLLAALLPPSVLQRWRTGLAERSARVVTTSGQVRQRMSRWSPRRLLAHRPAR from the coding sequence GTGACCCCGCACCGCAACATCGGGTTCGTCGCCGCGGCGGCGACGCTGCTGGCGGCGGCCCCGCTGTCGGCGATCTTCGAACGCTGGACCTGGCTGATCCAGGCCGCCGTCGTGGTCGCCGTGGTGGCCGGCTCGGCCGCGTTGAGCCGGCTGGGCCGGATGCCGCTGTGGGGGCAGGTGCTGGCCATGCTGGCCGGGCTCACCCTGGGCCTGACGTGGGTCTTCCCCGGCGGCACCGAACTGCTCGCGTTCGTACCGACCCCGGCCACGTTCGCCCACTTCGGCGACCTGCTCCAGACGTCGTTGCAGGACATGCGCTCGTACGGCGTGAAGGTGCCGGACGTCGACTCGCTGCTGTTCCTCGCGGTGCTCGGCATCGGCGCGGTCGCTGTGGTGGTGGACGTGCTCGCGGTCGGGTTGCGCCGGCCGGCGCTGGCCGGCCTGCCGATGCTCGCCATCTACTCGGTGCCGGTCGCGGTCTACGTGGACAGCGTCCCGGCCACCCCGTTCGTGGTGGGCGCCGCCGGTTACCTCTGGCTGCTGGTCACCGACAACGTCGACCGGGTACGCCGGTTCGGCCGCCGGTTCACCGGCGAGGGCCGCGACGTGGACGTCTGGGAGGCGTCCCCGCTGGCCGCGGCCGGACGGCGGCTCGCAGTGGTCGGCGTGATCGTGGCGGTGGCGCTGCCGCTCGCAGTGCCCGGAATGACCGGCGGGCTGCTGAACAACGTCGGCGCCGGGCCCGGCGACGGCAGCGGGCGGCCGGGCCAGGGCGGCAGCTCCGGCCGGGTCGACCTGTTCGCGGCGCTCAGCGGCCAGCTCAACCAGAGCGAGGAACTCGATCTGGTCAAGGTCAGCACCAACGAGACGACGCCGTTCTACCTGCGCCTGGGTGTCGTCGACGACCTGCGCCCCAGTGGCTTCCAGGCACGCGTGCCGACCGGGCGGCCGATCACCCGCCCGCTGCCCGACCCCGGGGAACGCGCCCCGCGCGGCGTCGACCAGCAGCGCTACCGCGCCACGGTCGAGGTGACGAAGAACCTGAACATGCCGTTGATGCCGGTCTACGCCGAGCCGGTCAAGACCGACGACCTCAACGGCAACTGGCTGTACGACCCGAACCAGCAGGTCGTCTTCTCCAACCGGGACAACGCCCGCGGCAAGAGCTACTCGTTCGACTACGTACGGTCCACATTCAGCCCGGCGGCGCTGCGCGCGGCCCCGTCGCTGCCCTCGGACAGCCCGGTGATGCGGCAGCAGACCGAGCGGCCGTCCGTCCCGGCCGTCGAGGAACTGGTCGCGCAGCTGGTCAAGGGCAAGTCGAACGACTACGACAAGGTCCGGGCGATCTACGACTACTTCTCCGTGGAGAACGGCTTCACCTACGCGCTGTCCACCCGCAACGGCAGCAGCGGCGAGGACATCACCGACTTCCTCGCCACCAAGGTCGGCTACTGCCAGCAGTACGCGGCGGCGATGGCCTGGCTGGTCCGGGCCGCCGGCATCCCGGCCCGGGTCGCCGTCGGGTTCACCAACGGCAGCAAGGCCGACAGCGGCACGTACGTGCTGACCAACCGCAACCTGCACGCCTGGACCGAGGTCAACTTCAGCGGGATCGGCTGGGTGCCGTTCGACGCCACCCCGGCGGCGGCCGTGACGGGCTCGGTCCGCTCGGCCTGGGCGCCGGACATCGACGCCCCCGAGGAGGTCACCCCCTCGACCGGCAGCACGAGCGCTCCCGACGCGGCCGGCCCGTCGGCCGGGCCGAACGAGGCGGACCGGCTCGACAAGGACACCGACCAGGGCCTGACGCTGAACCAGGGCGGCCCGGCCGAGGAGAGCCCGGTCTGGCCGTGGTGGCTGGCCGGTGCGCTGGCGCTGCTGGCGCTGCTCGCCGTACCGGCCCTGCGCCGCTCCGCCCTGCGCCGCCGCCGGCGCGTCCGGGCGGTCACGCCCGCGGCCACCGCGCTGCCGGTGCCGGGCCAGCGCGGCGAAACACGGCAGGTCGTCGTCGGTGTCGACGCCGAGGCGGCCCGCGCCGACGCGCACGCCGCCTGGGACGAGCTGCTCGACACGCTCGTCGACTTCCACGTCCGGGTGGACCGCACGGAGACCCCACGGGCCACCGCCGAGCGGCTGGCCCGGGAGGCGCTCGCCGAGAGGGGGGACGCCGCAACGGGGGTACGCCTGCTCGGCCGCGCCGAGGAACGAGCCCGTTACGCCCGTGACCCGCTGACCGACACGGAGTTGCAGCCGGCGCTGCGTACGGTCCGGGGCGCGCTGGCGGCGGGCGCGGACCGCCATACCCGGCTGCTGGCCGCGCTGCTGCCTCCGTCGGTGCTGCAGCGTTGGCGTACCGGCCTGGCCGAGCGGTCGGCGAGGGTGGTCACCACGAGCGGCCAGGTCCGGCAGCGCATGTCGCGTTGGAGCCCGCGCCGCCTCCTGGCCCACCGCCCCGCCCGCTGA
- a CDS encoding DNA polymerase IV, with product MGRSQSLPRGGDPRFGPDADDTGCTILHVDMDAFYASVEVRRRPELRGRPVVVGGVGPRGVVSSASYEARRYGVRSAMPTARARALCPGAVYLPPDFTAYTEASRAVMRIFRDVTPLVEPLSLDEAFLDVAGARRLFGRPADIAALIRRRVAEEQRLTCSVGVGPSKFVAKLGSTRAKPDGLLVVPAARVLEFLHPLPVSALWGVGERSADALRRLGLRTVRDLAEAPAGLLRRAVGEASAAHLHELAWGRDPRGVTPEQVEKSIGAEVTFDTDVSDPDEIRRSLLALADKAGARLRAAGQVGRTVSLKVRFADFRTISRSRTLAVPTDTAREMFDTAWALWGALAPGEPVRLVGVRMEGLAPAGETPQQLTLGAPERGWREAEAAADAAAARFGRSVIGPASLLGRRDTRQVEKPTRP from the coding sequence ATGGGCCGCAGCCAGTCGTTGCCCCGAGGCGGTGACCCCCGCTTCGGGCCGGACGCCGACGACACCGGCTGCACCATCCTGCACGTCGACATGGACGCGTTCTACGCCTCCGTGGAGGTGCGCCGCCGCCCCGAGCTGCGCGGCCGGCCGGTCGTGGTGGGTGGCGTCGGCCCGCGCGGCGTGGTCAGCTCCGCCAGCTACGAGGCCCGGCGGTACGGCGTCCGCAGCGCGATGCCCACCGCCCGCGCCCGGGCGCTCTGCCCCGGCGCGGTCTACCTCCCGCCCGACTTCACCGCCTACACCGAGGCGTCCCGGGCGGTCATGCGGATCTTCCGGGACGTCACGCCGCTGGTCGAGCCGCTGTCTCTGGACGAGGCGTTCCTCGACGTGGCGGGCGCCCGACGGCTGTTCGGCCGGCCCGCCGACATCGCCGCGCTGATCCGCCGCCGGGTCGCCGAGGAACAGCGGCTGACCTGTTCGGTGGGCGTGGGGCCGAGCAAGTTCGTGGCGAAGCTCGGCTCCACCCGGGCCAAGCCCGACGGCCTGCTCGTGGTCCCGGCCGCCCGGGTGCTGGAGTTCCTGCACCCGCTGCCGGTGTCCGCCCTGTGGGGCGTGGGGGAGCGTTCCGCGGACGCGCTGCGCCGCCTCGGTCTGCGCACCGTACGCGACCTCGCCGAGGCACCGGCCGGCCTGCTGCGCCGGGCGGTGGGCGAGGCGTCCGCCGCCCACCTGCACGAGCTGGCCTGGGGGCGTGACCCGCGCGGGGTCACGCCCGAGCAGGTGGAGAAGTCGATCGGCGCGGAGGTCACGTTCGACACCGACGTGAGCGACCCGGACGAGATCCGGCGGTCCCTGCTCGCGCTCGCCGACAAGGCCGGCGCTCGGCTGCGGGCGGCCGGGCAGGTGGGCCGTACCGTGTCGCTCAAGGTCCGCTTCGCCGACTTCCGGACGATCAGCCGCTCCCGCACGCTCGCCGTGCCCACCGACACCGCCCGGGAGATGTTCGACACGGCCTGGGCGCTGTGGGGCGCGCTGGCCCCCGGCGAGCCGGTTCGGCTGGTCGGGGTCCGGATGGAAGGTCTCGCCCCCGCAGGGGAGACCCCGCAGCAGCTCACCCTGGGTGCGCCCGAGCGCGGCTGGCGCGAGGCGGAGGCGGCGGCCGATGCGGCGGCTGCCCGATTCGGGCGGTCCGTCATAGGTCCGGCCAGTCTTCTCGGCCGTCGTGATACACGACAAGTCGAAAAACCGACCCGGCCGTAG
- the leuS gene encoding leucine--tRNA ligase, with the protein MSEAAAPATDIPPFRYTAALADEIEHRWQDTWEREGTFHAPNPVGPLADPGHPRAGAEKLYVLDMFPYPSGAGLHVGHPLGYIGTDCYARYQRMAGRNVLHAMGFDAFGLPAEQYAVQTGTHPRTTTEANIERYREQLRRLGLGHDERRSVATIDTDFYRWTQWIFLQIFNSWYDADARKARPIAELIAEFEGGTRATPDGRPWAELSVGERRRVVDDHRLAYVSEAPVNWCPGLGTVLANEEVTADGRSERGNFPVFKRNLKQWMMRITAYGDRLLEDLDTLDWPEPIKLQQRNWIGRSTGAHIDFPTDAAPVRVFTTRPDTVFGATYMVLAPEHELVDVLTPAAWPEGTRDAWTGGHAGPREAVEAYRKAAAAKTDVERQADSKEKTGVFVGAYATNPVTGGQIPIFIADYVLAGYGTGAIMAVPAQDERDWDFAEVFELPIVRTVQPPEGFDGKAYTGDGPAINSAAPERGIDLDGLGVTDAKARIIEWLEANGHGAGAVTWRLRDWLFSRQRYWGEPFPIVYDSTGAPIALPESMLPVELPEVEDFSPKTFDADDADSNPETPLSRRRDWVEVELDLGDGPKRYTRETNVMPQWAGSCWYELRYLDPTDPQRFADPENEAYWMGPRRDGDCGGTDLYVGGAEHAVLHLLYARFWHKVLYDLGHVSSFEPFRRLFNQGMIQAYAFVDPRGAYVPAEEVVEVDGRWFHGETEVRREYGKMGKSLKNVVTPDDMCAAYGADTFRVYEMSMGPLEVSRPWETRAVVGSYRFLQRVWRTVVDEQTGELRVTDEPADEATRRLLHKAIDGVRADMDGIRFNTAIAKLIELTNGLTRLARTPREVAEPLVLMVAPFAPHMAEELWRKLGHDTSLAYADFPVADPALLVAESVTYPVQVNGKVRGRVEVPADASEETVRAAALEAVAGTLGGKEPRKVIVVKGRMVSVVA; encoded by the coding sequence ATGAGTGAGGCAGCCGCACCGGCGACCGACATCCCCCCGTTCCGGTACACCGCCGCCCTGGCCGACGAGATCGAGCACCGCTGGCAGGACACCTGGGAGCGGGAGGGCACCTTCCACGCGCCGAACCCGGTCGGTCCGCTGGCCGACCCGGGCCACCCGCGGGCGGGCGCCGAGAAGCTGTACGTGCTGGACATGTTCCCGTACCCGTCCGGCGCCGGCCTGCACGTCGGGCACCCGCTGGGCTACATCGGCACCGACTGCTACGCCCGCTACCAGCGGATGGCCGGGCGCAACGTGCTGCACGCGATGGGCTTCGACGCGTTCGGCCTGCCCGCCGAGCAGTACGCGGTGCAGACCGGCACCCACCCCCGGACCACCACCGAGGCCAACATCGAGCGGTACCGGGAGCAGCTGCGCCGGCTGGGGCTGGGCCACGACGAGCGGCGGTCGGTGGCGACCATCGACACCGACTTCTACCGCTGGACGCAGTGGATCTTCCTGCAGATCTTCAACTCCTGGTACGACGCGGACGCGCGCAAGGCCCGGCCGATCGCCGAGCTGATCGCCGAGTTCGAGGGCGGCACCCGCGCCACCCCGGACGGACGTCCGTGGGCCGAGCTGTCAGTGGGGGAGCGGCGGCGCGTCGTCGACGACCACCGCCTGGCGTACGTCTCGGAGGCGCCGGTGAACTGGTGCCCGGGGCTGGGCACCGTGCTGGCGAACGAGGAGGTCACCGCCGACGGCCGTTCCGAGCGCGGCAACTTCCCGGTCTTCAAGCGCAACCTGAAGCAGTGGATGATGCGGATCACCGCGTACGGGGACCGGCTGCTGGAGGACCTGGACACACTGGACTGGCCGGAGCCGATCAAGCTGCAGCAGCGCAACTGGATCGGCCGGTCGACCGGCGCGCACATCGACTTCCCGACCGACGCCGCCCCGGTGCGGGTGTTCACGACCCGGCCGGACACCGTCTTCGGCGCCACCTACATGGTGCTGGCGCCCGAGCACGAGCTGGTCGACGTGCTGACGCCGGCCGCCTGGCCGGAGGGCACCCGGGACGCCTGGACCGGTGGGCACGCCGGCCCGCGTGAGGCCGTCGAGGCGTACCGGAAGGCCGCCGCGGCCAAGACGGACGTGGAGCGGCAGGCGGACAGCAAGGAGAAGACCGGCGTCTTCGTCGGCGCCTACGCCACCAACCCGGTGACCGGCGGGCAGATCCCGATCTTCATCGCCGACTACGTGCTGGCCGGGTACGGCACCGGCGCGATCATGGCGGTGCCCGCCCAGGACGAGCGGGACTGGGACTTCGCCGAGGTCTTCGAGCTGCCGATCGTGCGGACCGTGCAGCCGCCGGAGGGCTTCGACGGCAAGGCGTACACCGGTGACGGCCCGGCGATCAACAGCGCCGCGCCGGAGCGCGGCATCGACCTGGACGGCCTGGGCGTCACCGACGCCAAGGCGCGGATCATCGAGTGGCTGGAGGCGAACGGGCACGGCGCCGGCGCGGTCACCTGGCGGCTGCGCGACTGGCTGTTCTCCCGGCAGCGCTACTGGGGCGAGCCGTTCCCGATCGTGTACGACTCCACCGGCGCGCCGATCGCGCTGCCCGAGTCGATGCTGCCGGTCGAGCTGCCCGAGGTGGAGGACTTCTCGCCGAAGACGTTCGACGCCGACGACGCCGACAGCAACCCGGAGACCCCGCTGTCGAGGCGGCGCGACTGGGTGGAGGTGGAGCTGGACCTGGGTGACGGGCCCAAGCGCTACACCCGCGAGACCAACGTGATGCCGCAGTGGGCCGGTTCCTGCTGGTACGAGCTGCGCTACCTGGACCCGACCGACCCGCAGCGTTTCGCCGACCCGGAGAACGAGGCGTACTGGATGGGTCCGCGCCGCGACGGCGACTGCGGTGGCACGGACCTGTACGTCGGCGGCGCCGAGCACGCGGTACTGCACCTGCTGTACGCGCGCTTCTGGCACAAGGTGCTGTACGACCTGGGCCACGTCTCGTCGTTCGAGCCGTTCCGCCGCCTGTTCAACCAGGGCATGATCCAGGCGTACGCGTTCGTCGACCCGCGCGGCGCCTACGTGCCCGCCGAGGAGGTCGTCGAGGTCGACGGCCGCTGGTTCCACGGCGAGACCGAGGTGCGGCGCGAGTACGGCAAGATGGGCAAGTCGCTGAAGAACGTGGTCACCCCGGACGACATGTGCGCGGCGTACGGCGCGGACACGTTCCGGGTGTACGAGATGTCGATGGGCCCGCTGGAGGTGTCCCGCCCGTGGGAGACCCGGGCGGTGGTCGGCTCGTACCGGTTCCTGCAGCGGGTCTGGCGCACCGTCGTCGACGAGCAGACCGGTGAGCTGCGGGTCACCGACGAGCCGGCCGACGAGGCGACCCGGCGGCTGCTGCACAAGGCGATCGACGGGGTCCGCGCCGACATGGACGGGATCCGGTTCAACACCGCCATCGCCAAGCTGATCGAGCTGACCAACGGCCTGACCCGGCTGGCGCGTACGCCGCGCGAGGTGGCCGAGCCGCTGGTGCTGATGGTCGCCCCGTTCGCCCCGCACATGGCCGAGGAGCTGTGGCGCAAGCTGGGCCACGACACGTCGCTGGCGTACGCGGACTTCCCGGTCGCCGACCCGGCCCTGCTGGTGGCCGAGTCGGTCACCTACCCGGTGCAGGTGAACGGCAAGGTCCGGGGCCGGGTCGAGGTGCCCGCCGACGCGTCCGAGGAGACCGTCCGCGCGGCGGCGCTGGAGGCGGTCGCCGGCACGCTGGGCGGCAAGGAGCCGCGCAAGGTGATCGTGGTGAAGGGCCGGATGGTCTCGGTCGTCGCCTGA